The proteins below come from a single Streptomyces sp. SCSIO 75703 genomic window:
- a CDS encoding ABC transporter permease, whose amino-acid sequence MKKFDRERVLLAVAGPVIALAVAFVLSAIVLIASGKNPIEPFVLMFEQAGFSDVQVRIVNQASMYYIAALAVAIGFRMNLFNIGVDGQYQLAAMVAAIVGAHADLPAVLQIPLLLLTAVFTGAFWAGIAGVLKVTRGVSEVVATIMLNAIATSLIVYMWRPDVFGVKIGNNSTTGEMHESGWIPGIDMGAAGEIHGLLILAALLGIGYWIVLNRTRFGFDLRASGASESAAAASGVDPKRMVLSAMLLSGAVAGLAGLPMLLGDTHTYSLNFPKGVGFLGIGIALLGRNSPVGIAFAALLWAWLDKASPELDFHGFDKEIAVIMQGLIVLSVVVAYEAVREWGLRRQQRRVGAELAAGLALGAAGDGDADGGNPDNTQKEVAAR is encoded by the coding sequence ATGAAGAAGTTCGACAGGGAGCGCGTGCTCCTCGCGGTGGCCGGCCCGGTCATCGCGCTCGCCGTGGCGTTCGTGCTCAGCGCGATCGTCCTGATCGCCTCGGGCAAGAACCCGATCGAACCGTTCGTCCTGATGTTCGAGCAGGCCGGGTTCTCGGACGTCCAGGTCCGCATCGTCAACCAGGCGTCGATGTACTACATCGCCGCCCTCGCGGTCGCCATCGGCTTCCGGATGAACCTGTTCAACATCGGCGTCGACGGCCAGTACCAGCTCGCCGCCATGGTCGCCGCCATCGTCGGCGCCCACGCCGACCTGCCGGCCGTCCTCCAGATCCCGCTGCTGCTCCTGACCGCCGTGTTCACCGGCGCCTTCTGGGCCGGCATCGCCGGTGTCCTCAAGGTCACCCGCGGGGTCAGCGAGGTGGTGGCGACGATCATGCTCAACGCCATCGCCACCTCGCTCATCGTCTACATGTGGCGGCCCGACGTCTTCGGCGTCAAGATCGGCAACAACAGCACCACCGGCGAGATGCACGAGTCCGGCTGGATCCCCGGCATCGACATGGGCGCCGCCGGCGAGATCCACGGCCTGCTGATCCTCGCCGCGCTGCTCGGCATCGGCTACTGGATCGTCCTCAACCGCACCCGCTTCGGCTTCGACCTGCGCGCCTCCGGCGCCTCCGAGTCCGCCGCCGCGGCCAGCGGCGTCGACCCCAAGCGGATGGTGCTCAGCGCCATGCTGCTCTCCGGCGCGGTCGCCGGCCTCGCCGGACTGCCCATGCTGCTCGGCGACACCCACACCTACAGCCTCAACTTCCCCAAGGGCGTGGGCTTCCTCGGCATCGGCATCGCCCTGCTCGGCCGCAACAGCCCGGTCGGCATCGCCTTCGCCGCCCTGCTGTGGGCCTGGCTCGACAAGGCCTCCCCGGAGCTGGACTTCCACGGCTTCGACAAGGAGATCGCGGTGATCATGCAGGGCCTGATCGTCCTCTCCGTCGTCGTCGCCTACGAGGCCGTCCGCGAATGGGGCCTGCGCCGCCAGCAGCGCCGCGTCGGCGCCGAACTCGCCGCCGGCCTCGCCCTCGGAGCCGCCGGCGACGGCGACGCCGACGGCGGCAACCCCGACAACACCCAGAAGGAGGTGGCGGCCCGATGA
- a CDS encoding MFS transporter encodes MNPADTGASTTVDAGSSVPLVSPASDRDSRMTPGGPGYRRMSLALFLAGVATFALLYSTQALLPLISGDLGVTAGDASWTVAAATGGLALFVLPMSALSERFGRRTLMTASLTVAVAVGLLVPFAPSLGALVALRAVQGAALAGLPASATAYLAEEVRPRALVGAIGLFVAGNSVGGMSGRVITGWVAQEWGWRVAVGVVGLVAVVCAVAFRLLLPAPRHFTRGSLRPRVLVRAVRDHLANPLLRRLYAIGALFMTVFGGVYTVIGYRLADEPFALPQGLIGSIFLVYLVGTVSASASGRLVDRLGRRGALYLGGGTTAVGLVLSLADSLPLVLAGLVLITAGFFAGHAVASSAVGRTAQHGRAQASALYQSAYYIGSSAGSTAGAVAFHAAGWSGTVGVGLLAVLGVAAITLAGSLAARREDARTPVRALGLTR; translated from the coding sequence ATGAATCCCGCCGATACCGGGGCGTCCACGACCGTGGACGCCGGCTCCTCCGTCCCACTCGTCTCACCCGCCTCGGACCGTGACTCCCGGATGACCCCGGGCGGCCCCGGCTACCGCCGGATGAGCCTCGCCCTCTTCCTCGCGGGCGTGGCGACCTTCGCCCTCCTCTACTCCACCCAGGCGCTGCTGCCGCTGATCTCCGGCGACCTCGGGGTGACGGCCGGCGACGCGAGCTGGACGGTGGCCGCCGCGACCGGCGGGCTGGCCCTCTTCGTCCTGCCGATGAGCGCCCTGTCGGAGCGTTTCGGACGGCGCACCCTGATGACCGCGTCGCTGACCGTCGCCGTCGCGGTCGGCCTGCTGGTCCCCTTCGCCCCCTCGCTGGGCGCGCTGGTCGCGCTGCGGGCGGTGCAGGGAGCGGCGCTGGCCGGGCTGCCCGCGTCGGCGACCGCCTACCTCGCGGAGGAGGTGCGTCCGCGGGCGCTGGTCGGCGCGATCGGCCTCTTCGTGGCGGGCAACAGCGTCGGCGGGATGAGCGGCCGGGTCATCACCGGCTGGGTCGCGCAGGAGTGGGGCTGGCGGGTCGCCGTCGGAGTGGTCGGCCTGGTGGCGGTGGTGTGCGCGGTCGCGTTCCGGCTGCTGCTGCCGGCGCCGCGGCACTTCACGCGGGGGTCGCTGCGCCCGCGCGTCCTGGTGCGCGCGGTCCGCGACCACCTGGCGAACCCGCTGCTGCGCCGCCTGTACGCGATCGGCGCGCTCTTCATGACGGTCTTCGGCGGTGTCTACACGGTCATCGGGTACCGGCTGGCCGACGAGCCGTTCGCGCTGCCGCAGGGGCTGATCGGCTCGATCTTCCTGGTCTACCTGGTGGGCACGGTCTCGGCGTCGGCGTCGGGCCGTCTGGTGGACCGGCTGGGGCGGCGTGGGGCGCTGTACCTGGGTGGCGGGACGACGGCGGTGGGCCTGGTGCTCTCCCTGGCGGACTCCCTGCCGCTGGTGCTGGCGGGGCTGGTGCTGATCACGGCGGGCTTCTTCGCGGGGCACGCGGTGGCCTCCTCGGCGGTCGGCCGGACCGCGCAGCACGGCCGCGCCCAGGCGTCGGCGCTGTACCAGTCCGCCTACTACATCGGCTCCAGCGCGGGCAGCACGGCCGGCGCGGTCGCCTTCCACGCGGCGGGCTGGTCCGGCACGGTCGGGGTGGGGCTGCTGGCGGTGCTGGGCGTCGCGGCCATCACCCTGGCCGGGTCGCTGGCGGCCCGGCGCGAGGACGCCCGCACCCCGGTGCGGGCCCTGGGCCTCACGCGCTGA
- a CDS encoding ABC transporter ATP-binding protein translates to MTAVRLAGITKRFPGVVANHDIHLTVRKGTVHALVGENGAGKSTLMKILYGMQKPDEGTIEIDGEQVAFGSPADAIARGIGMVHQHFMLADNLTVLENVALGSEKLYGIGARARRRIKEISDRYGLGVRPDALVEELGVAARQRVEILKVLYRGARTLILDEPTAVLVPQEVDALFENLRGLKAEGLSVIFISHKLGEVLSVADDITVIRRGTTVGTAVPAETTPRQLAELMVGSELPTPETAESTVTDRPVVTVDALRLAAPGGKALLDDITFTIHAGEVLGIAGVEGNGQTELVDALIGLRSADSGSIRFLDEDITSLPTRKRRERGIGHIPEDRHRHGLLLEAPLWENRILGHVTEKPNSRGFWLDPKASQEDTRRIVEAYDVRTPGIDVTAASLSGGNQQKLIVGREMSHGPRFLIAAHPTRGVDVGAQAAIWDHIREARREGLAVLLISADLDELIGLSDTLRVIYDGRLVADADPATITPEELGSAMTGAATGHLVADETSGTPENPARKTPETSAEAPESPEDEAR, encoded by the coding sequence GTGACCGCCGTCCGACTCGCCGGGATCACCAAGCGTTTCCCGGGCGTCGTGGCCAACCACGACATCCACCTCACCGTCCGCAAGGGCACCGTCCACGCCCTCGTCGGCGAGAACGGCGCCGGCAAGTCGACCCTCATGAAGATCCTCTACGGCATGCAGAAGCCGGACGAGGGCACCATCGAGATCGACGGCGAGCAGGTGGCCTTCGGCTCGCCGGCCGACGCCATCGCCCGCGGCATCGGCATGGTCCACCAGCACTTCATGCTCGCCGACAACCTCACGGTCCTGGAGAACGTCGCGCTGGGCAGCGAGAAGCTGTACGGCATCGGTGCCCGCGCCCGGCGGCGCATCAAGGAGATCTCCGACCGCTACGGCCTCGGCGTGCGCCCCGACGCCCTCGTCGAGGAACTCGGCGTCGCCGCCCGCCAGCGCGTGGAGATCCTCAAGGTCCTCTACCGCGGCGCCCGCACGCTCATCCTCGACGAGCCCACGGCCGTCCTGGTGCCGCAGGAGGTCGACGCCCTCTTCGAGAACCTGCGCGGACTCAAGGCCGAGGGCCTGTCCGTCATCTTCATCTCCCACAAGCTGGGCGAGGTCCTCTCGGTCGCCGACGACATCACCGTCATCCGGCGCGGCACCACCGTCGGCACCGCCGTGCCCGCCGAGACCACCCCGCGCCAGCTCGCCGAGCTGATGGTCGGCAGCGAACTGCCCACCCCCGAGACCGCCGAGTCCACGGTCACCGACCGCCCGGTCGTCACCGTCGACGCGCTGCGCCTGGCCGCGCCCGGCGGCAAGGCCCTGCTCGACGACATCACCTTCACCATCCACGCCGGCGAGGTGCTCGGCATCGCCGGGGTCGAGGGCAACGGCCAGACCGAACTGGTCGACGCCCTGATCGGCCTGCGGTCCGCCGACTCCGGCAGCATCCGCTTCCTGGACGAGGACATCACCTCCCTGCCCACCCGCAAGCGCCGCGAACGGGGCATCGGCCACATCCCCGAGGACCGCCACCGGCACGGGCTGCTCCTGGAGGCGCCCCTGTGGGAGAACCGCATCCTGGGGCACGTCACCGAGAAGCCCAACAGCCGCGGCTTCTGGCTGGACCCGAAGGCGTCCCAGGAGGACACCCGCCGCATCGTCGAGGCGTACGACGTCCGCACGCCCGGCATCGACGTCACCGCGGCCTCCCTGTCCGGCGGCAACCAGCAGAAGCTGATCGTCGGCCGGGAGATGAGCCACGGGCCGCGCTTCCTGATCGCCGCCCACCCCACCCGCGGCGTGGACGTCGGCGCCCAGGCCGCCATCTGGGACCACATCCGCGAGGCCCGCCGCGAGGGCCTGGCCGTCCTGCTGATCTCCGCCGACCTGGACGAGCTGATCGGCCTGTCCGACACGCTGCGGGTGATCTACGACGGCCGGCTGGTCGCGGACGCCGACCCCGCGACCATCACCCCGGAGGAGCTGGGCTCGGCCATGACCGGCGCCGCCACCGGCCACCTCGTCGCCGACGAGACCTCCGGCACCCCCGAGAACCCGGCGAGGAAGACCCCCGAGACGTCGGCCGAAGCCCCCGAGTCTCCGGAAGACGAGGCCCGCTGA
- a CDS encoding BMP family ABC transporter substrate-binding protein — protein MRRISRITVAGAATASLALALSACGGTSTSSGSSDSRGDKGLAIAYDVGGRGDQSFNDAAFTGLEQAKKEFGYETADIEPTEGETDADKEQRLSSLAKQGYNPVIGVGYAYATAMKAAAEKYPDTTFGIVDDATIEAKNVADLVFNEEEASYLAGVAAAKSTKTKTVGFVGGVDVPLIHKFQAGYEQGVKDTDPSVKVISQYLTQTAEEGGFSSPDKGKTAAEGQIEKKADVVYAAAGLSGQGVIEAAAKHKVWAIGVDSDQYKQEALAKYKDFILTSATKDVAKAVHNLAKSVENGKPETGIVKGDLKSGEVGLSVSNPKFADDAALQEAVNAAKEKIVNGEIKVKSS, from the coding sequence ATGCGCCGGATTTCCCGGATCACGGTCGCAGGCGCGGCGACCGCCTCCCTGGCCCTCGCCCTCTCCGCCTGCGGCGGCACCTCGACCTCCTCCGGGTCGTCTGATTCCCGGGGCGACAAGGGCCTCGCCATCGCCTACGACGTCGGCGGCCGGGGCGACCAGTCCTTCAACGACGCCGCCTTCACGGGCCTGGAGCAGGCGAAGAAGGAGTTCGGCTACGAGACGGCGGACATCGAGCCCACCGAGGGCGAGACGGACGCCGACAAGGAGCAGCGCCTCTCCTCGCTGGCCAAGCAGGGCTACAACCCGGTCATCGGCGTCGGCTACGCGTACGCGACCGCCATGAAGGCCGCGGCCGAGAAGTACCCGGACACCACCTTCGGCATCGTGGACGACGCCACGATCGAGGCGAAGAACGTCGCCGACCTCGTCTTCAACGAGGAGGAGGCGTCCTACCTCGCCGGTGTCGCCGCCGCGAAGAGCACCAAGACGAAGACGGTCGGCTTCGTGGGCGGCGTGGACGTGCCGCTGATCCACAAGTTCCAGGCCGGCTACGAGCAGGGCGTCAAGGACACCGACCCCTCGGTCAAGGTGATCTCGCAGTACCTCACCCAGACCGCGGAGGAGGGCGGCTTCTCCAGCCCCGACAAGGGCAAGACCGCCGCCGAGGGCCAGATCGAGAAGAAGGCCGACGTCGTCTACGCCGCGGCCGGCCTCTCCGGCCAGGGCGTCATCGAGGCCGCCGCCAAGCACAAGGTCTGGGCGATCGGCGTCGACTCCGACCAGTACAAGCAGGAAGCCCTCGCCAAGTACAAGGACTTCATCCTGACGTCGGCCACCAAGGACGTCGCCAAGGCCGTCCACAACCTGGCGAAGTCGGTGGAGAACGGCAAGCCCGAGACCGGTATCGTCAAGGGCGACCTGAAGTCCGGCGAGGTCGGCCTGTCGGTCTCCAACCCCAAGTTCGCGGACGACGCCGCGCTCCAGGAGGCCGTGAACGCCGCCAAGGAGAAGATCGTCAACGGCGAGATCAAGGTCAAGAGCAGCTAG
- a CDS encoding ABC transporter permease: protein MTTSTTAIDVNQPTLQPAAPTGRRMSLPVLLLVIAGTLSLTSLVRLVTGADGITNVSQMSTALQLAVPIGLAGLGGLWAERAGVVNIGLEGMMILGTWFGAWAGFQWGPWTGVVVGIVGGGLGGLLHAIVTVTFKVNHIVSGVAINILALGATRYLAPLAFEGHQGGSAKQSPAVESLGHFTVPGLSGALTDLNAKGWFLVSDVAGLLGGLVTNVSWLTLLAVALVPGSWWVLWRTPFGLRLRSCGENPIAAESLGVNVYKYKYLAVIISGGLAGLGGVFLAIVANPFYLEGQTSGRGYIGLAAMIFGNWMPGGLAIGAGLFGYTDSLNLRGGSANVHALLLLGALLLLAGAIWLVVRRAYVKAAITLAVGVLFFAWYAGTNEVPNQVVSATPYVVTLVVLALSAQRLRMPKANGMQYRKGQGK from the coding sequence ATGACCACTTCGACCACGGCGATCGACGTCAACCAGCCCACGCTGCAGCCCGCGGCGCCGACCGGCCGCCGCATGTCGCTGCCCGTCCTGCTGCTGGTCATCGCCGGCACCCTCTCGCTGACCTCCCTCGTCCGGCTCGTCACCGGCGCCGACGGCATCACCAACGTCAGCCAGATGTCCACCGCGCTCCAGCTCGCCGTGCCGATCGGCCTCGCCGGTCTCGGCGGCCTGTGGGCCGAGCGCGCGGGCGTCGTCAACATCGGCCTCGAAGGCATGATGATCCTCGGCACCTGGTTCGGCGCCTGGGCCGGATTCCAGTGGGGCCCGTGGACCGGTGTCGTGGTCGGCATCGTCGGCGGCGGGCTCGGCGGGCTGCTGCACGCCATCGTGACCGTCACCTTCAAGGTCAACCACATCGTCTCCGGCGTGGCCATCAACATCCTCGCCCTCGGCGCCACCCGCTACCTCGCCCCGCTCGCCTTCGAGGGCCACCAGGGCGGCTCCGCCAAGCAGTCCCCCGCGGTCGAGTCCCTCGGCCACTTCACCGTGCCCGGACTCTCCGGCGCCCTGACCGACCTCAACGCCAAGGGCTGGTTCCTCGTCTCGGACGTCGCCGGCCTCCTCGGCGGCCTGGTCACCAACGTCTCCTGGCTGACCCTGCTCGCCGTCGCCCTGGTCCCCGGGAGCTGGTGGGTGCTGTGGCGCACGCCGTTCGGCCTGCGGCTGCGCTCCTGCGGCGAGAACCCGATCGCCGCCGAGTCCCTCGGCGTCAACGTCTACAAGTACAAGTACCTCGCCGTGATCATCTCCGGCGGACTGGCCGGCCTCGGCGGCGTCTTCCTCGCCATCGTGGCCAACCCGTTCTACCTGGAGGGCCAGACCAGCGGCCGCGGCTACATCGGCCTCGCAGCGATGATCTTCGGCAACTGGATGCCCGGCGGCCTCGCCATCGGCGCCGGCCTCTTCGGCTACACCGACAGCCTCAACCTGCGCGGCGGCTCGGCCAACGTGCACGCCCTGCTCCTCCTCGGCGCGCTCCTGCTGCTGGCCGGCGCCATCTGGCTCGTCGTGCGCCGCGCCTACGTCAAGGCCGCGATCACCCTGGCCGTCGGCGTCCTCTTCTTCGCCTGGTACGCCGGCACGAACGAGGTCCCCAACCAGGTCGTCTCGGCCACGCCGTACGTCGTCACGCTCGTCGTCCTCGCGCTCTCCGCGCAACGCCTGCGGATGCCGAAGGCCAACGGCATGCAGTACCGCAAGGGACAGGGCAAGTGA
- a CDS encoding cytidine deaminase: MTAPDWAALREAARRAMAHAYAPYSGYPVGAAALVDDGRTVTGCNVENASYGVGLCAECGLVSQLQLTGGGRLTHFVCVDGHGEVLVPCGRCRQLLYEFGGDGLLLETPAGVLPLSEMLPQAFGPGHLAP; this comes from the coding sequence GTGACCGCCCCGGACTGGGCCGCGCTGCGCGAGGCGGCACGCCGGGCCATGGCCCACGCGTACGCCCCGTACTCCGGCTACCCGGTCGGCGCCGCCGCCCTCGTCGACGACGGCCGCACGGTCACCGGCTGCAACGTGGAGAACGCCAGCTACGGCGTCGGCCTGTGCGCCGAGTGCGGGCTCGTCTCGCAGCTCCAGCTCACCGGCGGCGGACGGCTGACGCACTTCGTGTGCGTCGACGGCCACGGCGAGGTCCTGGTGCCCTGCGGACGCTGCCGCCAGCTCCTGTACGAGTTCGGCGGCGACGGGCTCCTGCTGGAGACCCCGGCGGGCGTCCTACCGCTGTCGGAGATGCTCCCGCAGGCGTTCGGCCCCGGACACCTCGCCCCCTGA
- a CDS encoding thymidine phosphorylase, translating into MAMDVISVIRTKRDRGELGDEQIDWVVDAYTRGEVADEQMSALAMAILLNGMNRREIARWTAAMIASGERMDFSSLSRPTADKHSTGGVGDKITLPLAPLVAACGAIVPQLSGRGLGHTGGTLDKLEAIPGWRALLSNEEMLSVLDGVGAVICAAGDGLAPADKKLYALRDVTGTVEAIPLIASSIMSKKIAEGTGSLVLDVKCGSGAFMKTLEDARELASTMVGLGTDHGVRTVALLTDMATPLGLTAGNALEVRESVEVLAGGGPRDVVELTLALAREMLDAAGLTDADPAKALADGSAMDVWRRMISAQGGDPDAPLPTSREQHVVTAPASGVLTRLDAYDVGVAAWRLGAGRARKEDPVQAAAGVELHAKPGDRVTAGRPLMTLHTDTPDRFAYALSAVEGSWDIAPEGTAFTPSPVVLDRIA; encoded by the coding sequence ATGGCCATGGACGTCATCTCCGTCATCCGCACCAAGCGGGACCGCGGCGAACTCGGCGACGAGCAGATCGACTGGGTCGTCGACGCGTACACCCGCGGGGAGGTGGCCGACGAGCAGATGTCCGCCCTCGCGATGGCCATCCTGCTCAACGGCATGAACCGGCGCGAGATCGCCCGCTGGACCGCCGCGATGATCGCCTCGGGCGAGCGCATGGACTTCTCCTCGCTCTCCCGCCCGACCGCCGACAAGCACTCCACCGGCGGCGTCGGCGACAAGATCACCCTGCCGCTGGCCCCGCTCGTCGCCGCCTGCGGCGCGATCGTCCCGCAGCTCTCCGGCCGCGGCCTCGGCCACACCGGCGGCACCCTCGACAAGCTGGAGGCCATCCCCGGCTGGCGGGCCCTGCTCTCCAACGAGGAGATGCTCTCCGTCCTCGACGGCGTCGGCGCCGTGATCTGCGCCGCCGGCGACGGACTCGCCCCCGCCGACAAGAAGCTCTACGCCCTGCGGGACGTCACCGGCACCGTCGAGGCCATCCCCCTGATCGCCTCCTCGATCATGTCGAAGAAGATCGCCGAGGGCACCGGCTCGCTCGTCCTCGACGTCAAGTGCGGCTCCGGCGCCTTCATGAAGACCCTGGAGGACGCCCGCGAACTGGCCTCCACCATGGTCGGCCTCGGCACCGACCACGGCGTGCGCACCGTCGCGCTGCTCACCGACATGGCGACCCCGCTCGGACTGACCGCCGGCAACGCCCTGGAGGTCCGCGAGTCCGTCGAGGTCCTCGCCGGCGGCGGCCCGCGGGACGTGGTCGAACTGACCCTCGCCCTCGCCCGCGAGATGCTCGACGCGGCCGGACTGACGGACGCCGACCCGGCCAAGGCGCTCGCCGACGGCTCCGCCATGGACGTCTGGCGCCGCATGATCTCCGCCCAGGGCGGCGACCCGGACGCGCCCCTGCCCACCTCGCGCGAACAGCACGTGGTGACCGCGCCCGCCTCCGGCGTACTGACCCGCCTGGACGCCTACGACGTCGGCGTCGCCGCCTGGCGCCTGGGCGCCGGCCGGGCCCGCAAGGAGGACCCGGTGCAGGCCGCCGCCGGGGTCGAACTGCACGCCAAGCCCGGCGACCGGGTCACCGCGGGCCGGCCCCTGATGACCCTGCACACCGACACCCCGGACCGCTTCGCCTACGCCCTGAGCGCGGTCGAGGGCTCCTGGGACATCGCCCCGGAGGGCACCGCCTTCACCCCGTCGCCGGTGGTGCTGGACCGCATCGCCTGA
- a CDS encoding sigma-70 family RNA polymerase sigma factor, with translation MTKGTATPELESALEKHRVELTGYCYRMLGSSFEAEDAVQDTLVRAWRGYGSFEGRSSLRSWLYRIATNVCLDMLAAGKRRARPVDLTDATPLARAALTPRPDHTWLEPVPDGRVLPTTEDPAEAAVAKESVRLAFLAALQRLPPRQRAVLILREVLAWRASEVAELLGTSVPSVNSALQRARATLAARDERAAEAEVSDPLDERQRRLLERYVAAFEGYDMAALTALLHEDAVMTMPPFDLWLAGPSDITGFMTTLGASCAGSRLLPVRANGLPGFAQYKPDPEAGGFTPWAVQVLEVSRGRITGFHCFLDTARWFPLFGLPLRLEAEAGQVE, from the coding sequence ATGACCAAGGGGACCGCGACACCGGAGCTGGAGTCGGCGCTGGAGAAGCACCGGGTCGAGCTGACGGGGTACTGCTACCGGATGCTGGGCTCCTCCTTCGAGGCCGAGGACGCCGTCCAGGACACCCTGGTCCGCGCCTGGCGGGGGTACGGCTCCTTCGAGGGCCGCTCCAGCCTGCGTTCCTGGCTGTACCGGATCGCCACCAACGTCTGCCTGGACATGCTGGCCGCGGGTAAGAGGCGGGCCCGGCCGGTGGACCTGACCGACGCGACACCGCTGGCCCGTGCCGCGCTCACGCCCCGCCCGGATCACACCTGGCTGGAACCGGTGCCGGACGGGCGGGTGCTGCCGACGACCGAGGACCCGGCGGAGGCCGCCGTCGCCAAGGAGTCGGTGCGGCTCGCCTTCCTGGCCGCCCTCCAGCGGCTGCCGCCCAGGCAGCGGGCGGTGCTGATCCTGCGGGAGGTGCTGGCCTGGCGGGCGAGCGAGGTCGCCGAACTGCTCGGCACCTCGGTCCCCTCGGTCAACAGCGCCCTCCAGCGCGCCCGCGCGACGCTGGCCGCGCGGGACGAGCGGGCCGCCGAGGCGGAGGTGTCCGATCCGCTCGACGAGCGGCAGCGCCGGCTCCTGGAGCGCTACGTGGCCGCCTTCGAGGGGTACGACATGGCGGCCCTGACGGCGCTGCTGCACGAGGACGCGGTGATGACGATGCCGCCGTTCGACCTGTGGCTGGCGGGCCCCTCGGACATCACCGGGTTCATGACGACGCTGGGCGCCTCCTGCGCGGGCTCGCGGCTGCTGCCGGTCCGGGCCAACGGGCTGCCCGGGTTCGCGCAGTACAAGCCGGACCCGGAGGCGGGCGGCTTCACGCCGTGGGCGGTCCAGGTGCTGGAGGTGTCACGGGGCCGGATCACCGGGTTCCACTGCTTCCTCGACACCGCGCGGTGGTTCCCGCTGTTCGGGCTGCCGCTCCGTCTCGAAGCGGAGGCCGGCCAGGTCGAGTAG
- a CDS encoding STAS domain-containing protein, producing MSSGRRAGLPHVEAVTPAVLVLSGPVPRGEVPRLCAGVRARLRATGAGVVVVDLGGLGRAGLGTVDLLARLELTARRAGGRVRLRDPDPALLALLDLAGLRFETERQPEQREPPRGVEEAVEPGDPAP from the coding sequence ATGAGTTCCGGACGGCGTGCCGGTCTACCGCACGTGGAGGCCGTGACACCCGCCGTACTCGTGCTGTCCGGGCCCGTCCCCCGGGGCGAGGTGCCCCGGCTCTGTGCCGGGGTGCGCGCACGCCTGCGTGCCACCGGGGCCGGGGTCGTGGTGGTGGACCTCGGCGGGCTCGGACGGGCCGGACTCGGCACCGTCGACCTGCTGGCCCGGCTGGAACTCACCGCCCGCCGGGCCGGCGGCCGCGTCCGGCTGCGCGACCCGGACCCCGCCCTGCTCGCCCTACTCGACCTGGCCGGCCTCCGCTTCGAGACGGAGCGGCAGCCCGAACAGCGGGAACCACCGCGCGGTGTCGAGGAAGCAGTGGAACCCGGTGATCCGGCCCCGTGA
- a CDS encoding AEC family transporter has translation MQGVLTGFGVIAVVIGVGYVLGLRGHLGEQGREVLTRLAFHVASPALLFTTLAGADLSVVFSDRLLVTALSTLAVVGAFVAVGVARRWGLGRTTIGALSSGYVNAGNLGIPIAVYVLGDASLVAPVLLFQLLFVTPVALTVLDLSRGGVRGPLWRRLLTPVRNPIALGSLAGVAVAASGLRVPGPVLEPLTLIGNMSVPAVLLAFGISLSGSTMPMRGADRGPVLLAVVLKSVGQPAVAWALASGVFGLRGAALLDVVVTSALPAAQNLYTYASAYGVGERLARDAVLVSTVVSVPVLVVVATLLG, from the coding sequence GTGCAGGGGGTGCTGACCGGCTTCGGGGTGATCGCCGTCGTCATCGGCGTCGGGTACGTGCTCGGGCTGCGCGGGCACCTCGGGGAGCAGGGCCGCGAGGTGCTGACCCGGCTCGCCTTCCACGTGGCCTCGCCCGCGCTGCTCTTCACGACGCTGGCGGGCGCGGACCTGTCGGTGGTCTTCTCGGACCGGCTGCTGGTCACCGCGCTGAGCACCCTCGCCGTGGTCGGCGCCTTCGTCGCGGTCGGCGTCGCGCGGCGCTGGGGACTGGGGCGCACCACCATCGGCGCCCTGTCCTCCGGTTACGTCAACGCGGGCAACCTCGGCATCCCGATCGCCGTGTACGTGCTGGGCGACGCCTCGCTGGTGGCTCCGGTGCTGCTGTTCCAGCTCCTGTTCGTGACGCCGGTGGCGCTGACCGTGCTGGACCTCTCGCGCGGCGGGGTGCGGGGGCCGTTGTGGCGGCGGCTGCTCACCCCGGTGCGGAACCCGATCGCGCTGGGCTCGCTGGCCGGGGTGGCGGTCGCGGCGAGCGGGCTGCGGGTGCCGGGGCCGGTGCTGGAGCCGCTGACACTGATCGGCAACATGTCGGTGCCGGCGGTGCTGCTGGCCTTCGGCATCTCCCTCAGCGGGAGCACGATGCCGATGCGGGGCGCGGACCGGGGGCCGGTGCTGCTGGCGGTCGTCCTGAAGTCGGTGGGCCAGCCCGCGGTGGCCTGGGCGCTGGCGTCGGGGGTGTTCGGCCTGCGGGGCGCGGCGCTGCTGGACGTGGTGGTGACGTCGGCGCTGCCGGCGGCGCAGAACCTGTACACGTACGCGTCGGCGTACGGGGTGGGCGAGCGGCTCGCCCGGGACGCGGTGCTGGTGTCGACGGTGGTGTCGGTACCGGTGCTCGTGGTGGTGGCCACCCTGCTGGGCTGA